One Microbacterium sp. No. 7 genomic window carries:
- a CDS encoding SMODS domain-containing nucleotidyltransferase, giving the protein MGDTPIGWLSDLNAKYTPSSTQFDAARGHRASIESRLDSDLGVREMFEIGSLRHGTGVWIYSDADYLVSLKGIRPESIWTMLEKVKSSLERRFPSTTISTRRPAVVCKFSDGTVEVVPGYPATTGHWIAHPSGGWMLTHPKDHNAYVNGVNSRHSGAVKKLARELKVWKYKRNVPISSCYLEMRAAKYMDGQDTYSAVWDLHGALKHLQDVGLAAMNDPTGLGSRFTACSSDTNTADALSKLNTAVARAGRAKAHWVAGKSAESIDDLKLLFNQ; this is encoded by the coding sequence GTGGGCGACACCCCCATCGGTTGGCTCTCTGACCTCAACGCGAAGTACACGCCGAGCTCGACCCAGTTCGACGCGGCCCGAGGGCATCGCGCGTCCATCGAGTCGCGGCTCGACAGCGACCTTGGCGTGCGCGAGATGTTTGAGATTGGATCGCTACGACATGGGACCGGCGTTTGGATCTACAGCGATGCGGACTACCTGGTGTCGCTCAAGGGGATCCGTCCGGAGTCGATCTGGACCATGCTCGAGAAGGTGAAGAGCAGTCTGGAGAGGCGATTTCCGAGCACCACAATCAGTACGCGTCGACCCGCCGTCGTATGCAAGTTCTCGGATGGAACCGTCGAAGTCGTGCCGGGCTACCCGGCAACGACCGGCCACTGGATCGCGCATCCTTCCGGGGGGTGGATGCTCACACATCCCAAGGACCACAACGCGTACGTCAACGGGGTGAACAGTCGGCACAGTGGTGCCGTCAAGAAGCTGGCGCGCGAGCTGAAGGTCTGGAAGTACAAGCGCAACGTTCCAATCTCTTCGTGCTACCTGGAGATGCGGGCCGCGAAGTACATGGATGGGCAGGACACGTATTCGGCGGTCTGGGATCTCCATGGCGCGCTGAAGCATCTCCAGGATGTCGGGCTGGCCGCGATGAACGATCCGACAGGACTGGGTTCGCGTTTCACCGCGTGCTCATCCGACACGAACACGGCGGACGCTCTCTCGAAACTGAACACAGCAGTAGCGCGCGCGGGTCGTGCCAAGGCGCACTGGGTCGCCGGCAAGAGCGCCGAGTCCATCGACGATCTCAAACTTCTATTCAACCAATGA
- a CDS encoding IS30 family transposase gives MRSPGRPEPSRAVQRQFWCLIATGITSAEAALKVGVSVPVGTRWFRHAGGMPPISLAEPTGRYLSFEEREEIALLRAKDVGVREIARRIGRDPGTISRELRRNAATRSGKQEYRALVAQWKAQQAAKRPKAARLVTNARLREYVQDRLAGNVRRPDGSVVVGPEPLAWKGRNKPHRQDRRWAIAWSPEQISHRLEIDFPDDESMRISHEAIYQSLFIQGRGALKRELVTCLRTGRALRRPRARTQNRPQGHVTADVVFSERPAEAADRAVPGHWEGDLIIGTGRSAIGTIVERKSRSTLLVHLPRLEGYGEIPPVKNGPALGGYGAVAMNAALIATMTKLPEQLRKTLTWDRGKELSAHAQFALETGTKVFFADPHSPWQRPTNENTNGLLRQYFPKGTDLSRWSAEDLEAVALALNNRPRKALDWKTPAEVFEEQLRSLQQPGVATTG, from the coding sequence ATGCGTTCGCCTGGACGACCTGAGCCCTCGCGGGCGGTGCAGCGGCAGTTCTGGTGTCTGATCGCGACGGGCATCACCTCGGCCGAGGCGGCGCTGAAGGTGGGCGTGTCCGTGCCGGTCGGGACCCGTTGGTTTCGTCACGCTGGCGGCATGCCACCGATCTCACTGGCCGAGCCCACCGGCCGCTACCTGTCCTTCGAAGAGCGCGAGGAGATCGCGCTGTTACGCGCCAAGGATGTCGGGGTGCGTGAGATCGCACGCAGGATCGGCCGCGACCCGGGAACGATCTCCCGCGAGCTACGCCGCAATGCCGCTACGCGCAGCGGCAAGCAGGAATACCGGGCGCTGGTGGCGCAGTGGAAGGCGCAGCAGGCGGCGAAACGACCGAAGGCGGCGAGATTGGTGACCAACGCTAGGCTGCGCGAGTACGTCCAGGACCGTCTCGCCGGCAACGTTCGCCGGCCTGATGGCAGCGTCGTCGTTGGCCCGGAGCCGCTGGCATGGAAGGGGCGGAACAAGCCGCACCGGCAGGACAGGCGGTGGGCGATCGCGTGGAGCCCGGAGCAGATCTCGCATCGGTTGGAGATCGACTTCCCGGATGATGAGTCCATGCGCATCAGCCACGAGGCGATCTACCAGTCGCTGTTCATCCAAGGCCGTGGCGCGCTCAAACGCGAGCTCGTCACCTGCCTGCGAACCGGCCGTGCGCTCCGGCGGCCACGGGCTCGAACGCAGAACCGCCCGCAAGGGCACGTCACCGCCGATGTCGTGTTCTCCGAACGCCCCGCAGAGGCTGCGGACCGCGCCGTCCCTGGGCACTGGGAAGGCGACCTGATCATCGGCACCGGCCGGTCGGCGATCGGCACGATCGTCGAGCGCAAGAGCCGCTCGACCCTGCTGGTGCATCTGCCGCGGCTGGAAGGCTATGGCGAGATCCCACCGGTCAAGAACGGTCCTGCGCTGGGCGGCTACGGCGCCGTCGCGATGAACGCCGCGCTCATCGCGACGATGACCAAGCTCCCCGAACAGCTCCGGAAGACGCTCACGTGGGACCGCGGCAAGGAACTCTCAGCGCATGCCCAGTTCGCGCTCGAGACGGGCACGAAGGTGTTCTTCGCTGATCCCCACTCGCCCTGGCAACGCCCGACGAACGAGAACACCAACGGGTTGCTGCGACAGTACTTCCCGAAGGGCACCGACCTCTCACGGTGGTCCGCGGAAGACCTCGAAGCAGTCGCTCTCGCGCTGAACAACCGGCCACGCAAGGCCCTCGACTGGAAGACACCCGCCGAGGTGTTCGAAGAGCAGCTACGCTCGCTTCAACAACCC
- the istB gene encoding IS21-like element helper ATPase IstB — translation MATSKTSESVKQITYLAGALKAPRITEAAARMADQARDAGWSFEDYLAAVLEREVSARNASGAELRIKAAGFPSRKTLEDFDWDAQPATRQQIAALASGGFLLEAQNVVLLGPPGTGKTHLATALGIVAARHGHRVLFATATDWVTRLTDAHRQGNLPKELARLRRYGLIIVDEVGYLPFEQDAANLFFQLVSSRYEHASLILTSNLPFSSWGGVFGDQAVAAAMIDRIVHHADVLTLKGASYRLRGRGIDSLPSIRTTTDETPS, via the coding sequence ATGGCTACCTCGAAGACCAGCGAGTCGGTGAAGCAGATCACCTACCTCGCCGGCGCACTCAAGGCACCCCGGATCACGGAGGCCGCAGCCCGGATGGCGGACCAAGCACGCGACGCCGGGTGGTCGTTCGAGGACTACCTCGCCGCCGTCCTCGAACGCGAAGTGAGCGCTCGCAACGCTTCCGGCGCGGAGCTGCGGATCAAAGCGGCCGGGTTCCCGAGCCGGAAGACGCTCGAGGACTTCGACTGGGACGCGCAACCAGCCACTCGGCAGCAGATCGCGGCGCTCGCTTCGGGAGGGTTCCTCCTCGAAGCGCAGAACGTGGTCCTGCTCGGCCCTCCCGGAACCGGGAAGACCCACCTCGCGACCGCGCTCGGAATCGTCGCCGCCCGCCACGGGCACCGAGTGCTGTTCGCGACCGCGACCGACTGGGTCACCCGCCTCACCGACGCCCACCGGCAAGGCAACCTCCCGAAAGAGCTCGCCCGGCTGCGGCGTTACGGGCTGATCATCGTCGACGAAGTCGGCTACCTCCCGTTCGAACAAGACGCAGCGAACCTGTTCTTCCAACTCGTCTCCAGCCGCTACGAGCACGCGTCACTGATCCTGACCTCGAACCTGCCGTTCTCCAGCTGGGGAGGGGTCTTCGGCGACCAGGCCGTTGCCGCCGCGATGATCGACCGCATCGTTCACCACGCCGACGTCCTCACCCTCAAAGGCGCCAGCTACCGACTCCGCGGCCGCGGCATCGACAGCCTCCCCAGCATCCGCACCACCACCGACGAAACACCTAGCTAG
- a CDS encoding S-4TM family putative pore-forming effector has product MTASHAGRDYTPPTSATMRERQNHMDALRLLIAQRRIYSVAKRWQSARWVGVMIIGIAAPVLAIIVPQAAVVVGAVAGAWLFFGRTAFAWGETLKMGRAAAVQEDFDRYVFAMPVTIARTTAPTREDIAAIAGDRAQTLAIARREKLLDWYPISPGASGATSVAVSQRANAAYSDRLLRATVAVWASASLGWALLMTIVSMAAGLSLGTFLVGVLLPVLPACLDAFEYIRSTFLAARDRRDLAATIESRLLTGAAPVDGQELLVWQERIYELRQTTPQIPNWLYRLLRPRNEAAMYAAADDLTMGRPNEEDV; this is encoded by the coding sequence ATGACGGCTTCGCACGCGGGCCGCGACTATACGCCGCCAACGAGCGCCACGATGCGCGAGCGGCAGAATCACATGGACGCGCTCCGCTTGCTGATCGCGCAACGTCGCATATACAGCGTCGCGAAGCGATGGCAGTCCGCTCGATGGGTCGGCGTGATGATCATTGGCATCGCAGCGCCCGTGCTGGCCATCATCGTCCCACAGGCAGCGGTCGTCGTCGGCGCCGTCGCGGGAGCTTGGCTCTTCTTTGGACGGACAGCATTCGCGTGGGGTGAGACCCTGAAGATGGGGAGGGCAGCTGCGGTCCAGGAGGACTTCGATCGCTACGTCTTCGCCATGCCCGTGACGATTGCCCGAACGACAGCGCCAACCCGCGAGGACATCGCCGCCATAGCCGGAGATCGTGCACAGACCCTCGCCATCGCGCGACGAGAGAAGCTTCTCGACTGGTATCCGATCAGTCCCGGCGCGTCAGGGGCCACGTCGGTCGCCGTGTCCCAGCGAGCAAACGCTGCGTACTCCGATCGTCTACTTCGTGCCACCGTGGCCGTCTGGGCCAGCGCAAGCCTCGGGTGGGCGTTGTTGATGACGATCGTGAGCATGGCGGCGGGACTCAGCTTGGGTACGTTCCTCGTGGGAGTGCTTCTCCCCGTGTTGCCAGCGTGCCTCGATGCATTTGAGTACATCCGCAGCACATTCCTGGCTGCCCGAGATCGCCGGGATCTCGCCGCGACCATCGAGTCGCGCCTGCTTACCGGAGCAGCTCCTGTGGATGGTCAGGAGCTGCTGGTCTGGCAGGAACGGATCTACGAGCTCCGCCAGACCACGCCGCAGATCCCCAACTGGCTCTACCGACTGTTGAGGCCGAGGAACGAAGCGGCGATGTATGCCGCCGCTGATGATCTGACCATGGGGCGGCCAAACGAGGAGGATGTGTGA
- the istA gene encoding IS21 family transposase, with protein sequence MITLEDWALIRRLASDGVPKAQIAARLGISRTTVIKAVNSDGPPKYERSPRPTSFTPFEVRVRALLAEHPRMPATVLAERVGWEGSIRWFRDNVVRLRPEHHPVDPADRLSWAAGDAAQCDLWFPPRKIPLEDGTTALLPVLVIVAAHSRFVTARMIPTRKTEDLLLGHWDLIQRLGAVPRRLIWDNESGIGQRGRLAQGVAAFAGTLATKVVQLRPYDPESKGIVERRNGWLETSFMPGRTFTSPADFNAQLEGWLERANARVVRTIKARPVDLIGHDRSRMLPLPPIPLQLGWRERVRLGRDYYVRLDASDYSVDPAAIGRFVDVIADLDRVRVRLEDRLVADHARVWARGSTITDPAHLEAAKRLRQQFQTPRPDPVDDLARDLADYDRAFGIEGVA encoded by the coding sequence GTGATCACTTTGGAAGACTGGGCGCTGATCAGGAGGCTGGCTTCGGACGGGGTTCCGAAAGCGCAGATCGCGGCGCGGTTGGGGATCTCGCGGACGACCGTGATCAAGGCGGTGAACTCCGACGGGCCGCCGAAGTATGAGCGGTCGCCGCGGCCGACGTCGTTCACGCCGTTCGAGGTGCGGGTGCGGGCGTTGCTCGCCGAGCATCCGCGGATGCCGGCGACGGTGCTCGCGGAGCGGGTTGGTTGGGAGGGCTCGATCCGCTGGTTCCGGGACAATGTCGTGAGACTGCGACCTGAGCATCACCCGGTCGACCCGGCGGATCGGCTCTCGTGGGCGGCGGGCGATGCGGCTCAATGTGATCTCTGGTTCCCGCCGCGGAAGATCCCGCTCGAGGACGGCACGACGGCGCTGTTGCCGGTGTTGGTGATCGTCGCGGCGCATTCGCGGTTCGTGACTGCGCGGATGATCCCGACCAGGAAGACGGAGGATCTGCTGCTCGGGCACTGGGATCTCATCCAACGGCTCGGCGCGGTCCCGCGGCGGCTGATCTGGGACAACGAGTCCGGCATCGGGCAGCGCGGCCGCCTCGCGCAAGGTGTTGCGGCGTTCGCGGGGACCCTCGCGACGAAGGTCGTGCAGCTGAGGCCCTACGACCCGGAATCGAAAGGGATCGTGGAGCGCCGCAACGGCTGGCTCGAGACCTCGTTCATGCCCGGCCGCACGTTCACTTCCCCGGCGGACTTCAACGCCCAGCTGGAGGGCTGGCTGGAGAGAGCGAACGCGAGGGTGGTGCGGACGATCAAGGCACGCCCGGTCGATCTGATCGGCCACGACCGTTCACGGATGCTCCCGTTGCCGCCGATCCCGCTGCAACTGGGCTGGCGAGAACGAGTCCGCCTCGGGCGGGACTACTACGTCCGCCTCGACGCGAGCGACTACTCCGTCGATCCCGCCGCGATAGGCCGGTTTGTCGACGTAATCGCCGATCTCGACCGTGTTCGGGTGCGCCTGGAGGACAGGCTGGTCGCTGACCACGCGCGGGTCTGGGCGCGCGGCTCCACGATCACCGATCCCGCACATCTGGAGGCCGCGAAACGGCTGCGGCAACAGTTCCAGACCCCACGTCCTGATCCCGTTGATGACCTGGCGCGTGATCTCGCGGACTACGACCGGGCGTTCGGGATCGAAGGAGTCGCCTGA
- a CDS encoding SMODS domain-containing nucleotidyltransferase → MTLTTAQAFASFQESLTATAYQTGTLIPARRRGVEERLSGAFPSSSDLPFSECKMMGSAAKGTIIRPFDDVDVLAVFSNVKNAWNTYQWDSQSFIYRIRAAYSGLSVQQVGTRGQAVRVFYEGGGHVDIAPVFEVGGGVYKLPAGDGTWISTAPFVASNWYADRHRDLGYQLSPVIRLLKAWNRAHSRRLRSFHLETVAATVFGQLGTDHRVAVLRFFEWSQTRLAVADPGGQSGNLSGYLSWTAHQDVVQALESARVRAANAIAAEQRADHAEAKRQWAVVFGPDFPTS, encoded by the coding sequence GTGACGCTGACGACAGCCCAGGCGTTCGCGAGCTTTCAGGAGAGCCTGACGGCCACGGCCTACCAGACTGGAACGTTGATTCCGGCGAGGAGGCGAGGCGTTGAGGAGCGCTTGAGTGGAGCCTTCCCATCCTCGTCCGATCTTCCGTTTTCCGAGTGCAAGATGATGGGTTCTGCCGCGAAGGGCACGATCATCCGACCATTTGACGATGTCGACGTCCTGGCAGTGTTCTCGAACGTGAAGAACGCGTGGAACACGTATCAGTGGGACTCGCAGAGCTTCATCTATCGCATCCGTGCGGCCTACAGTGGGCTTTCAGTTCAACAGGTCGGGACTCGGGGGCAGGCCGTGCGCGTGTTCTATGAGGGAGGTGGTCACGTTGACATCGCTCCCGTATTCGAGGTCGGCGGCGGGGTCTACAAGCTGCCTGCGGGTGACGGCACATGGATTAGCACCGCTCCGTTCGTCGCTTCCAACTGGTACGCGGATCGCCACCGTGATCTTGGCTACCAGTTGTCGCCCGTGATTCGGCTCCTGAAGGCGTGGAATCGCGCACACTCACGACGACTGCGGTCGTTCCATCTCGAGACGGTAGCCGCGACGGTCTTCGGGCAGCTCGGGACTGATCATCGCGTCGCGGTGCTGCGCTTCTTCGAGTGGTCACAGACGAGGTTGGCAGTGGCGGATCCGGGAGGGCAGAGCGGCAACCTGAGCGGCTACTTGTCATGGACTGCGCACCAGGACGTCGTGCAAGCCCTAGAGTCGGCGCGGGTACGCGCGGCGAATGCGATTGCGGCGGAGCAGCGTGCGGACCACGCGGAGGCTAAGCGCCAATGGGCCGTCGTCTTCGGACCCGACTTTCCGACGAGCTAA